A section of the Salarchaeum sp. JOR-1 genome encodes:
- a CDS encoding extracellular solute-binding protein produces MRDSPRTRRRFLQATAAGSLAGLAGCQGLLGGSSDDERVTIPELATFRGSGAIVEGRPAPGGTSIEELPDLSGELSLYIGGGEGGIYYRFVKMLQEIYPDFTVYQSSAASASLAQNIVKEVQAGAAQADVFWSIDASSLGYVADNDAYEPLPKDVVEPVPEDFQGDDNAWVGVAGRARSVPYNTNQLSESDIPDAVQDFPSAASFPNTVGWAPTYGAFKSFITAMRLLRGPDATREWLVAMRENGAKRFPDEFVVSQRVADGVIPAGFANHYYAMRVKNQRPDAPLALAFTSDDAGALVNVAGALRIKGTEKDQLVNNFIKHLLSAEAQEFFATVSFAYPMIEGVTPVGGLPTIDELNPPDIDLSKLSNLEKTLEIMRNAGVLG; encoded by the coding sequence ATGCGTGATTCACCACGAACCCGGCGACGGTTCCTCCAGGCGACGGCCGCAGGGTCGCTCGCCGGCCTCGCCGGCTGTCAAGGCCTCCTCGGCGGTAGCTCGGACGACGAACGCGTAACGATTCCCGAACTCGCCACGTTCCGCGGGTCCGGTGCGATCGTCGAAGGCCGACCCGCACCCGGCGGCACGTCCATCGAGGAACTCCCCGACCTCTCCGGAGAACTCAGCCTCTACATCGGCGGCGGCGAAGGCGGAATCTACTACCGCTTCGTCAAGATGCTCCAGGAGATATACCCCGACTTCACCGTCTACCAGAGCAGCGCCGCCTCCGCCTCGCTCGCGCAGAACATCGTCAAGGAAGTGCAGGCCGGTGCCGCCCAGGCGGACGTCTTCTGGTCGATCGACGCCAGCTCCCTCGGGTACGTCGCCGACAACGACGCCTACGAACCACTCCCGAAGGACGTCGTCGAACCGGTCCCGGAGGACTTTCAGGGCGACGACAACGCGTGGGTCGGCGTCGCCGGACGCGCACGCAGCGTCCCCTACAACACGAACCAGCTCTCCGAGAGCGACATCCCCGACGCCGTGCAGGACTTCCCGTCCGCCGCCTCCTTCCCGAACACGGTCGGCTGGGCGCCAACGTACGGCGCGTTCAAGTCGTTCATCACCGCGATGCGGTTGCTCCGCGGCCCCGACGCCACCCGCGAGTGGCTCGTCGCGATGCGGGAGAACGGCGCGAAGCGCTTCCCCGACGAGTTCGTCGTCTCCCAGCGCGTCGCGGACGGAGTGATCCCGGCTGGATTCGCGAACCACTACTACGCGATGCGAGTGAAGAACCAGCGCCCCGACGCCCCGCTCGCCCTCGCGTTCACGAGCGACGACGCCGGCGCCCTCGTCAACGTCGCGGGCGCGCTCCGCATCAAGGGAACCGAGAAAGACCAGCTCGTGAACAACTTCATCAAGCACCTGCTCTCCGCGGAAGCCCAGGAGTTCTTCGCCACCGTCAGCTTCGCGTACCCGATGATCGAGGGCGTCACGCCCGTCGGCGGCCTCCCGACCATCGACGAACTGAACCCGCCGGATATCGACCTCTCGAAGCTCTCGAACCTCGAGAAGACGCTCGAAATCATGCGGAACGCCGGCGTTCTGGGATGA
- a CDS encoding cation-translocating P-type ATPase, whose protein sequence is MTPPDDADDPSPGGEANHGTPADDAGVTLELAVPSMDCASCAGKVESGLRSVPGLRSYETQPTTGRVVATFDPDDADESEVIAAVEGAGYEVVRVDGGRADADAHSADERGHDRGSEERAGVWRSSRAKKTAVSGVLLAIGLVFEFLVATNPQVAAVLGEPVHLADALFLFAVAIGGQDILRNGYYSARNYSLDIDFLMTLAIAGALAASVGFGESLYFEAATLAVLFSVAELLERASIDRARNSLQELMELSPDEATVKRGDTTEAVPVEAVDVGDVVVVRPGEKIPMDGTVVAGGSAVNQAPITGESVPVDKTEGDGVYAGTINEEGYLEIEVTSAAGEDTLSRVVDLIEDAQSEQTDREQFVERFAAYYTPAVVAFAVLVVLGSPFALGISWTDAFVNGLTLLVLACPCAFVISTPVSVVSGLTSAAKNGVLVKGGPHLEAVADVDAVAFDKTGTLTEGELTVTDVVPLNGNTEADVLRCARGLERRSEHPIGDAIVERADAESVPRNDVSDFQNITGKGVRADLDGTRHYAGKPGLFEELGFDLAHVHATTDGGVVTRTTQQLCERHNCLDLLSDTVPALQSEGKTVVLVGTADELEGVVAVADEVRPEAARAVERLHAQGVEHTVMLTGDNERTARAIAAQVGIDDVRAERLPEEKVAAVEDLVAEYETVAMVGDGINDAPAMATATVGVAMGAAGTDTALETADIALMGDDLSRLPYIHMLAGRANAVIRQNVGASLAVKAGLALAVPFGYVPIWLAVLAGDAGMTVGVTANAMRLSGITAADAEERAPTPSR, encoded by the coding sequence ATGACTCCCCCCGACGATGCAGACGACCCGTCCCCCGGCGGGGAAGCGAACCACGGTACGCCGGCCGACGACGCCGGGGTGACGCTCGAACTCGCGGTGCCGAGCATGGACTGCGCGTCCTGCGCGGGAAAAGTCGAGAGCGGCCTCCGCAGCGTCCCCGGCCTCCGCTCGTACGAGACACAGCCGACCACTGGCCGGGTCGTCGCGACGTTCGACCCCGACGACGCCGACGAGAGCGAGGTCATCGCGGCCGTCGAGGGCGCCGGCTACGAAGTCGTCCGCGTGGACGGCGGCCGCGCGGACGCGGACGCCCACAGCGCGGACGAACGCGGGCACGACCGCGGCAGCGAGGAGCGGGCGGGCGTGTGGCGGAGTTCCCGCGCGAAGAAGACCGCCGTGAGCGGCGTCCTCCTCGCAATCGGCCTCGTGTTCGAGTTCCTCGTCGCGACGAACCCGCAGGTCGCGGCGGTGCTCGGCGAACCCGTCCACCTCGCGGACGCCCTCTTCCTGTTCGCGGTCGCTATCGGCGGTCAGGACATCCTGCGCAACGGCTACTACTCCGCGCGGAACTACAGCCTCGACATCGACTTCCTGATGACGCTCGCCATCGCGGGCGCGCTCGCCGCGAGCGTCGGGTTCGGCGAGTCGCTGTACTTCGAGGCGGCGACGCTCGCGGTGCTGTTCAGCGTCGCGGAACTCCTCGAACGCGCGTCGATAGACCGCGCGCGGAACAGCCTCCAGGAACTGATGGAGCTCTCGCCGGACGAGGCGACCGTGAAGCGCGGCGACACCACCGAAGCCGTCCCCGTCGAAGCCGTCGACGTCGGCGACGTGGTCGTGGTGCGCCCGGGCGAGAAGATACCGATGGACGGCACGGTCGTCGCGGGCGGGAGCGCCGTGAACCAGGCCCCCATCACGGGCGAGAGCGTGCCCGTGGACAAGACCGAGGGGGACGGGGTCTACGCCGGCACCATCAACGAGGAGGGCTACCTCGAAATCGAAGTCACGTCCGCGGCCGGCGAGGACACGCTCTCCCGGGTCGTCGACCTCATCGAGGACGCCCAGTCCGAGCAGACCGACCGCGAGCAGTTCGTCGAGCGGTTCGCCGCGTACTACACGCCCGCAGTCGTCGCGTTCGCCGTGCTCGTCGTGCTCGGGAGTCCGTTCGCCCTCGGGATCTCGTGGACGGACGCGTTCGTGAACGGCCTCACCCTCCTCGTGCTCGCCTGCCCCTGCGCGTTCGTTATCTCTACGCCCGTCTCGGTGGTGTCGGGGTTGACGAGCGCGGCGAAGAACGGCGTGCTCGTGAAGGGCGGCCCGCACCTCGAAGCCGTCGCGGACGTGGACGCCGTCGCGTTCGACAAGACCGGCACGCTCACGGAGGGCGAACTCACCGTCACCGACGTAGTCCCCCTGAACGGGAACACCGAGGCGGACGTGCTCCGGTGCGCGCGCGGCCTCGAACGCCGCAGCGAACACCCGATCGGGGACGCCATCGTCGAGCGCGCCGACGCGGAGTCCGTCCCGCGGAACGACGTGTCCGACTTCCAGAACATCACGGGGAAGGGCGTGCGCGCCGACCTCGACGGCACCAGACACTACGCGGGGAAACCCGGCCTGTTCGAGGAGCTCGGGTTCGACCTCGCGCACGTCCACGCGACCACCGACGGCGGCGTCGTCACGCGAACCACCCAGCAGCTCTGCGAGCGCCACAACTGCCTCGACCTCCTCTCCGACACCGTCCCCGCCCTCCAGTCCGAGGGGAAGACCGTCGTCCTCGTCGGTACGGCGGACGAACTGGAAGGCGTCGTGGCGGTCGCGGACGAGGTGCGCCCGGAGGCCGCGCGCGCCGTCGAACGCCTGCACGCGCAGGGCGTCGAACACACCGTGATGCTCACCGGGGACAACGAGCGCACCGCGCGCGCCATCGCCGCCCAAGTGGGTATCGACGACGTGCGCGCCGAACGCCTCCCCGAAGAGAAGGTCGCGGCGGTCGAGGATCTCGTCGCGGAGTACGAGACCGTCGCGATGGTGGGGGACGGCATCAACGACGCGCCCGCGATGGCGACCGCGACCGTCGGCGTCGCAATGGGCGCGGCCGGCACCGACACCGCGCTCGAGACCGCTGACATCGCCCTGATGGGCGACGACCTCTCCAGACTCCCGTACATCCACATGCTCGCGGGCCGCGCGAACGCCGTCATCCGGCAGAACGTCGGCGCGAGCCTCGCTGTCAAGGCCGGCCTCGCGCTCGCCGTTCCCTTCGGCTATGTTCCCATCTGGCTCGCCGTCCTCGCCGGCGACGCCGGCATGACCGTCGGCGTCACCGCGAACGCGATGCGGCTCTCCGGAATCACTGCAGCAGACGCGGAGGAGCGAGCGCCCACGCCATCCCGATAG
- a CDS encoding gluconate 2-dehydrogenase subunit 3 family protein: MKLSRRDALAALAATGTAVGGAVVLTGDDESDDRPLDADSRETMIAAAHTLYPTAVENVASFVETFLDGRVHDHPDHAAGIAAATDYLDDYARAWHDEDFAGLHRLTRSDALHAMNADTADPDPAGSDVERVRYYVVNDLLYALYASPTGGKLVGIENPIGHPGGTGSYQQPP, encoded by the coding sequence ATGAAGCTGAGTCGACGCGACGCCCTCGCCGCGCTCGCCGCGACCGGTACGGCGGTCGGCGGTGCGGTCGTGCTCACCGGCGACGACGAGTCGGACGACCGCCCGCTCGACGCCGACAGCAGAGAGACGATGATCGCCGCCGCTCACACCCTCTACCCGACAGCGGTCGAGAACGTCGCGTCCTTCGTCGAAACCTTCCTCGACGGCCGCGTCCACGACCACCCCGACCACGCCGCGGGTATCGCGGCGGCGACGGACTACCTCGACGACTACGCCCGCGCCTGGCACGACGAGGACTTCGCCGGCCTCCACCGACTGACGCGCTCGGACGCGCTCCACGCGATGAACGCCGACACCGCCGACCCCGACCCCGCGGGGAGCGACGTGGAACGCGTCCGGTACTACGTCGTGAACGACCTCCTGTACGCGCTCTACGCGTCGCCCACCGGCGGGAAGCTCGTCGGCATCGAGAACCCGATCGGCCACCCCGGAGGAACGGGGAGCTACCAGCAACCGCCATGA
- a CDS encoding glycosyltransferase family 39 protein, translating to MTRRWHWGVLALAGVAATLAWVVSTTVFPYHSLNHDEGVYLQQAAMLLDGQVFLRPPLEDALRPWFFVEAGDRLYAKYAPVPALFFALGELFGAYRLALPGIAAGVVALTALVAREVFGSRVGLLAGAFVLASPLFIIESGVFLPYAPTTLLNLAFAYAYLRADRTGSRRWAAVAGGAVGLAFFSRPYTAVLFATPFIAHALWTLRADWRAALPRQAVTAALGLLGVGVALGYNALVTGSAFVFPYQAFAPLDGLGFGQRRLLGHEIVYTPELALRVNRVVLDLFFTEWVAGGVFGSLLAAAGVVWAARREWSARAAAVAGVFVTVSAGNVYFWGTFNILGDVSAPGDGLVSVLGPYYHFDLLVPTAVFAALAAVRGVTVLRGVARERFDPRVARAAVALVVVVSLGGGAVVTAGNAADPVETSLDVTETYETAYAPFEDGAPADSVVLVPDPYGDWLNHPFQVLRNDPGFDGRAVYAIHDRPFAVADAFPNRSLYRYVYRGAWNPAAGSPSAARLQRVRDVSGAAVTMEARMGVPAAATATTIRVATGGESAYYTAEPTNGAVDLTVSVRDGRVSVMGDVSVVGTESLTVTGRETVRVSAFVQYGGGDGFTYRLSLPVDATGSGVRALSPRVERCANARACGGAAAYVPSSTRPSVFVTVSMTAERNH from the coding sequence ATGACCCGGCGCTGGCACTGGGGCGTGCTCGCGCTCGCCGGTGTCGCGGCGACGCTCGCGTGGGTGGTGTCGACCACGGTGTTCCCCTATCACTCCCTGAACCACGACGAGGGCGTCTACCTCCAGCAGGCCGCGATGCTGCTCGACGGCCAGGTGTTCCTCCGGCCGCCGCTGGAGGACGCGCTCCGGCCGTGGTTCTTCGTGGAGGCGGGCGACCGACTGTACGCGAAGTACGCGCCGGTTCCGGCGCTCTTCTTCGCGCTCGGAGAGCTGTTCGGGGCGTACCGGCTCGCACTACCGGGTATCGCCGCCGGCGTCGTCGCGCTCACCGCGCTCGTCGCCCGGGAGGTGTTCGGCTCCCGGGTCGGCCTGCTCGCGGGCGCGTTCGTGCTCGCGTCTCCGTTATTCATCATTGAGTCGGGCGTGTTCCTGCCGTACGCGCCGACGACGCTGCTGAACCTCGCGTTCGCGTACGCCTACCTGCGGGCCGACCGCACCGGGAGTCGACGGTGGGCGGCCGTCGCCGGCGGCGCGGTCGGACTAGCGTTCTTCTCCCGGCCGTACACCGCCGTCCTGTTCGCGACGCCGTTCATCGCGCACGCGCTCTGGACGCTCCGCGCGGACTGGCGGGCGGCGCTCCCACGGCAGGCGGTAACCGCGGCGCTCGGCCTGCTCGGGGTCGGCGTCGCGCTCGGCTATAACGCGCTGGTGACCGGGAGCGCGTTCGTCTTCCCGTATCAGGCGTTCGCGCCGCTGGACGGACTCGGGTTCGGGCAGCGTCGCCTGCTCGGTCACGAAATCGTGTACACGCCCGAACTCGCGCTCCGCGTGAACCGTGTCGTCCTCGACCTGTTCTTCACCGAGTGGGTAGCGGGCGGCGTGTTCGGTAGCCTGCTCGCCGCCGCCGGCGTGGTGTGGGCGGCCCGCCGCGAGTGGTCGGCGCGCGCCGCGGCGGTGGCCGGCGTGTTCGTCACGGTCTCCGCGGGGAACGTCTACTTCTGGGGGACGTTCAACATCCTCGGAGACGTCTCCGCGCCGGGCGACGGACTGGTGTCCGTGCTCGGCCCGTACTACCACTTCGACCTCCTGGTTCCGACGGCCGTGTTCGCGGCGCTCGCAGCCGTCCGCGGCGTCACGGTGCTCCGCGGGGTGGCGCGCGAGCGGTTCGATCCGCGAGTCGCACGCGCCGCGGTCGCGCTCGTCGTCGTGGTGAGTCTGGGGGGCGGTGCGGTCGTGACCGCGGGGAACGCGGCGGATCCCGTGGAGACGAGTCTCGACGTGACGGAGACGTACGAGACGGCGTACGCGCCGTTCGAGGACGGTGCTCCCGCGGACTCGGTGGTGTTGGTTCCCGACCCGTACGGCGACTGGCTGAACCATCCGTTCCAGGTGCTGCGGAACGACCCCGGGTTCGACGGGCGCGCGGTGTACGCCATCCACGACCGGCCGTTCGCGGTGGCGGACGCGTTCCCGAACCGATCCCTCTACCGGTACGTCTATCGCGGGGCGTGGAATCCGGCCGCGGGGTCGCCGTCGGCCGCTCGGTTGCAGCGAGTGCGGGACGTGTCCGGGGCGGCGGTGACGATGGAGGCACGAATGGGCGTCCCGGCGGCAGCGACGGCGACCACGATTCGCGTCGCGACCGGCGGCGAGAGCGCGTACTACACGGCCGAACCCACGAACGGAGCGGTCGACCTGACCGTGTCCGTGCGTGACGGCCGGGTGTCGGTCATGGGTGACGTGTCCGTCGTGGGAACCGAGTCGCTGACCGTGACTGGCCGGGAGACGGTGCGGGTGTCGGCGTTCGTGCAGTACGGCGGCGGGGACGGGTTCACGTACCGTCTGTCCCTGCCGGTGGACGCGACCGGGAGCGGCGTTCGAGCGCTGTCACCGCGGGTGGAGCGGTGCGCGAACGCGCGGGCGTGTGGTGGTGCGGCGGCGTACGTGCCGTCGTCGACGCGGCCGAGCGTGTTCGTGACCGTGTCGATGACCGCCGAACGCAACCACTAA
- a CDS encoding universal stress protein: MYDRILVATDGSEPAQAAVRHAVGLAAATDATLAALYVVDTETSWLTVSKADVKQTLRRVGERAGENVLADVAARASDGRVPVETALREGVPDEEILVCADEIGADIVVLGTHGRNGVSRRLLGSTTERVARDANTPVLTVHTDDGPRVTTQCE, encoded by the coding sequence ATGTACGACCGAATCCTCGTCGCGACCGACGGCAGCGAACCCGCACAGGCCGCCGTGCGACACGCGGTCGGCCTCGCCGCCGCGACCGACGCGACCCTGGCCGCGCTGTACGTCGTTGACACGGAGACGAGCTGGCTCACCGTCTCGAAGGCCGACGTGAAGCAGACGCTCCGCAGGGTCGGCGAGCGCGCCGGCGAGAACGTGCTCGCGGACGTGGCGGCGCGGGCGAGCGACGGACGCGTGCCCGTCGAGACGGCGCTCCGGGAGGGCGTGCCGGACGAGGAGATCCTCGTGTGCGCCGACGAGATCGGCGCCGACATCGTCGTACTGGGGACGCACGGACGAAATGGCGTCTCCAGACGACTGCTCGGAAGCACGACGGAGCGTGTCGCCCGAGACGCGAACACGCCAGTTCTCACGGTTCACACGGACGACGGCCCCCGAGTAACAACGCAATGCGAGTGA
- a CDS encoding iron ABC transporter permease, whose protein sequence is MTVTERVARAVDLATNDEAGAVGTGLTFLAAAVAAVLVIPLGWLFVDVLGLGGRAIDLATSATTLAVLARSVALVAVVTAGSVLVGVPLAVLTVQADIPFKRFWTVLAALPLAVPSYLGAFAVVSATGRGGVLANALQPLGVETIPTVDGFTGAALVLTVYTYPYVFLTTRASLLSLDASLVEAARTLNSGRWEAFRRVTLPQILPGVAAGALLVALYTLSDFGTPNIMRVQVFTQFIYARYTGFMQDYAALLSLQLLAVTAVILAVESRIGADDSGAYASGGNRGALSIRLGWLRYPLLVLPLLVGATAILLPIVVFGLWLTNGGPGYAGGSMAFSWTYGWNSLYVALLAAVASVLVALPIALRSAASDSRLAALADRAPYAGYAAPGIVLAIALVSFSLNVVPAFYKTIPLLVFAYVVRFVPQAIGSMRTSTLQVDQTLVEAARTLGRSRFGAFRSVTLPLIAPGIVTGAALVFLTTMKELPATLILRPLGFDTLVTYIWRVQEAGLYGRAALPALVLVVVSGLSMAVILAQEDADDSDTNE, encoded by the coding sequence ATGACGGTTACGGAGCGCGTCGCACGGGCGGTCGACCTCGCCACGAACGACGAGGCGGGAGCCGTCGGAACCGGCCTGACGTTCCTCGCCGCCGCCGTCGCGGCAGTGCTCGTCATCCCGCTCGGCTGGCTGTTCGTCGACGTGCTCGGTCTCGGCGGTCGCGCCATCGACCTCGCCACGTCCGCGACGACGCTCGCGGTGCTCGCGCGCAGCGTCGCGCTCGTCGCCGTCGTCACCGCCGGAAGCGTCCTCGTCGGCGTTCCACTGGCGGTGTTGACCGTGCAGGCCGACATCCCGTTCAAGCGCTTCTGGACGGTACTGGCCGCGCTCCCGCTCGCCGTCCCGAGCTACCTCGGCGCGTTCGCCGTCGTCTCCGCCACCGGACGCGGCGGCGTGCTCGCGAACGCGCTCCAGCCGCTCGGCGTCGAGACGATACCCACGGTAGACGGATTCACCGGGGCGGCGCTCGTCCTCACCGTCTACACGTACCCGTACGTCTTCCTGACGACCCGCGCGTCCCTCCTCTCGCTCGACGCGTCCCTCGTCGAGGCCGCGCGAACGCTGAACTCGGGCCGCTGGGAGGCATTCCGCCGCGTCACCCTCCCGCAGATACTGCCGGGCGTCGCCGCGGGCGCGCTCCTCGTCGCGCTCTACACGCTCTCCGATTTCGGCACGCCGAACATCATGCGCGTCCAGGTGTTCACGCAGTTCATCTACGCGCGCTACACCGGATTCATGCAGGACTACGCGGCCCTCCTCTCCCTCCAACTGCTCGCGGTCACCGCGGTCATCCTCGCCGTCGAATCCCGGATCGGCGCGGACGACTCCGGCGCGTACGCGAGCGGCGGGAACCGCGGCGCGCTCTCCATCCGCCTCGGCTGGCTGCGCTACCCGCTCCTCGTCCTGCCGCTCCTCGTCGGCGCGACCGCGATTCTCCTCCCCATCGTCGTGTTCGGGCTCTGGCTCACGAACGGCGGCCCCGGGTACGCGGGCGGGTCGATGGCGTTCTCGTGGACGTACGGCTGGAACTCGCTCTACGTCGCACTCCTCGCGGCCGTCGCGTCCGTACTCGTCGCGCTCCCCATCGCACTGCGGTCGGCCGCGTCCGACTCACGGCTGGCCGCGCTCGCCGACCGCGCGCCGTACGCGGGATACGCCGCTCCCGGCATCGTGCTCGCCATCGCGCTCGTGAGCTTCAGCCTCAACGTCGTTCCGGCGTTCTACAAGACCATCCCCCTGCTCGTGTTCGCGTACGTCGTCCGATTCGTCCCGCAGGCGATCGGATCGATGCGGACCTCGACGCTCCAAGTCGACCAGACGCTCGTCGAGGCCGCACGCACGCTCGGCCGATCCCGGTTCGGCGCGTTCCGCTCCGTCACGCTCCCGCTCATCGCGCCCGGCATCGTCACCGGCGCGGCGCTCGTGTTCCTCACGACGATGAAGGAACTCCCCGCCACGCTCATCCTTCGTCCGTTAGGCTTTGATACGCTCGTCACGTACATCTGGCGAGTACAGGAAGCGGGGTTGTACGGGCGAGCAGCGCTCCCGGCGCTCGTTCTCGTCGTCGTATCCGGCCTCTCGATGGCCGTCATCCTCGCACAGGAAGACGCGGACGACAGTGACACGAATGAGTGA
- a CDS encoding ABC transporter ATP-binding protein — MSETLHVRPDTDEHDRPAVLELDGVTRSFGPETAVDSLSFDVRDGELLTLLGPSGCGKSTTLRLIAGLERPDGGCVRVRGDVVADGETFVRPENRDIGLLFQDFALFPHLSVGENVAYGIADRPDEAVERRVNDLLDLVGLADYADAAPDTLSGGQQQRVALARSLAPEPDVILLDEPFSNLDVSLRREMREEVRRILKETGVTAISVTHDQEEALSISDRVAVMNDGHLEQIGRPETVFEQPTSRFVAEFIGEAGFVSGRFADGTVETPVGDVPGDAIAGLDAEYEGAEVDVLVRPDDLRAVPTDGGNGRVVHRQYTGPAFVYRVQLDSGGLVYCEHNHADQLSLDERVRVDLDIDHRLAWFPTEE; from the coding sequence ATGAGTGAGACACTCCACGTACGACCCGACACAGACGAGCACGACCGACCAGCCGTCCTCGAACTCGACGGGGTGACGCGGTCGTTCGGCCCCGAAACCGCCGTCGATTCGCTCTCGTTCGACGTGCGCGACGGCGAACTCCTGACGCTGCTCGGACCGTCCGGCTGCGGGAAGTCCACCACGCTCCGCCTGATAGCGGGCCTCGAACGCCCCGACGGCGGCTGTGTCCGCGTCCGCGGTGACGTCGTCGCGGACGGCGAGACGTTCGTCCGCCCGGAGAACCGCGACATCGGCCTGCTGTTCCAGGACTTCGCGCTGTTCCCGCATCTGTCCGTCGGCGAGAACGTCGCGTACGGTATCGCAGACCGGCCCGACGAGGCGGTCGAGCGCCGCGTGAACGACCTCCTCGACCTCGTCGGCCTGGCGGACTACGCGGACGCCGCGCCGGACACGCTCTCGGGCGGCCAGCAACAGCGCGTGGCGCTCGCGCGGTCGCTCGCACCCGAACCGGACGTCATCCTGCTCGACGAACCGTTCTCGAACCTCGACGTGTCCCTGCGACGGGAGATGCGCGAGGAGGTGCGTCGAATCCTCAAGGAGACGGGCGTCACGGCGATTTCGGTGACCCACGACCAGGAGGAGGCGCTGTCCATCAGCGACCGAGTCGCCGTGATGAACGACGGCCACCTCGAACAGATCGGGCGGCCGGAGACCGTGTTCGAACAGCCGACGTCCCGGTTCGTCGCGGAGTTCATCGGGGAGGCCGGGTTCGTCTCCGGCCGGTTCGCCGACGGAACGGTGGAGACCCCGGTGGGGGACGTGCCCGGAGACGCTATCGCGGGCCTCGACGCGGAGTACGAGGGCGCGGAGGTCGACGTGCTCGTCCGCCCCGACGACTTGCGGGCGGTCCCCACCGACGGCGGGAACGGCCGCGTCGTCCACCGCCAGTACACGGGACCGGCGTTCGTCTACCGCGTGCAGCTCGACTCCGGCGGGCTCGTCTACTGCGAGCACAACCACGCCGACCAGCTCTCGCTCGACGAGCGCGTTCGCGTCGACCTCGACATCGACCACCGGCTCGCGTGGTTCCCGACCGAGGAATGA
- a CDS encoding alpha-1 4-glucan-protein synthase, with protein MSDRPDICVIVPTIREYDCVRSYVENARRHGFDTDRLFFVLVTEDFCDTAAMEGMLDDLAVSGAVFDGTAREAWFDDRGLSEYADLIPAASHAQTSFGLLYLWDDPGFEYGVFIDDDTLPHEDVNFFGTHMDNLHYEGDLRSVRSDEQWVNVLHEGDNDLYPRGYPYAAMDESVSAETERVDSVVASQGLWTNVPDLDAVRILMDGDLQGQAQTRTTREDFGDDFVAASGQYLTVCSMNLAFRREVVPAFYQLPMDDNDWEVGRFDDIWSGVFLKRACDVLGTQIYNGDPLCEHNKAPRSTFDDLQNEVAGLELNEHVWEVADGVGEDAESYAGVFRAIADELAAGDWSEWNNGAFLNECGEAMRSWLDCLNAIEERARDSPTPAALD; from the coding sequence ATGAGCGACCGCCCGGACATCTGCGTCATCGTCCCGACGATACGCGAGTACGACTGCGTGCGGAGTTACGTCGAGAACGCCCGCCGCCACGGCTTCGACACCGACCGCCTGTTCTTCGTCCTCGTCACCGAGGACTTCTGCGACACCGCCGCGATGGAGGGAATGCTCGACGACCTCGCGGTCTCGGGCGCGGTGTTCGACGGAACCGCCCGCGAGGCGTGGTTCGACGACCGCGGCCTCTCCGAGTACGCCGACCTGATCCCCGCGGCCAGCCACGCACAGACGTCGTTCGGCCTGCTCTACCTCTGGGACGACCCCGGGTTCGAGTACGGCGTGTTCATCGACGACGACACGCTCCCGCACGAGGACGTGAACTTCTTCGGTACGCACATGGACAACCTCCACTACGAGGGCGACCTGCGGTCGGTTCGCTCCGACGAACAGTGGGTGAACGTCCTCCACGAGGGCGACAACGACCTCTACCCGCGCGGCTACCCGTACGCGGCGATGGACGAATCCGTGAGCGCGGAGACCGAGCGCGTCGACTCCGTGGTCGCCTCGCAGGGCCTCTGGACGAACGTTCCCGACCTCGACGCCGTGCGAATCCTGATGGACGGCGACCTCCAGGGGCAGGCGCAGACGCGGACCACCCGCGAGGACTTCGGAGACGACTTCGTCGCCGCGTCCGGCCAGTACCTGACGGTGTGTTCGATGAACCTCGCGTTCCGTCGGGAGGTCGTGCCCGCGTTCTACCAGTTGCCGATGGACGACAACGACTGGGAGGTCGGGCGGTTCGACGACATCTGGTCGGGCGTGTTCCTGAAGCGCGCGTGCGACGTCCTCGGGACGCAGATCTACAACGGCGACCCGCTGTGCGAGCACAACAAGGCGCCGCGGTCGACGTTCGACGACCTCCAGAACGAGGTCGCCGGCCTCGAACTGAACGAACACGTCTGGGAGGTCGCGGACGGGGTTGGCGAAGACGCCGAGTCCTACGCGGGCGTGTTCCGCGCGATCGCGGACGAGCTCGCGGCGGGCGACTGGAGCGAGTGGAACAACGGCGCGTTCCTGAACGAGTGCGGGGAGGCGATGCGGTCGTGGCTCGACTGCCTGAACGCCATCGAGGAGCGGGCGCGTGACTCCCCGACGCCGGCCGCGCTCGACTGA